The window AATATCAACAATGCTGTCGGTATTAACCTCTTCAACATACTCGTAATCAATATAGTCAATAAGTCTATTTAATTTATCCTTTTTACTGTTAGACGTAAATAACCTATCCGATGTATCTCCAAAATTTAACTTACCTCCAATAAAAATACCTACCGCTATTGCAGCACCAATGATAAATGGAAAATATATTTTGGTTTTAGCCATTATTCTTCTAATTGTTCAATTAATTGCAATTCGATACCTGCCTTTTCCAAAAACTTAAGACCCGAATCGTCTTTATAACCTTGATTATAAACCACACGTATGATTCCAGCCTGATGTATTAATTTACTACAGTCTTTACATGGTGACATCGTTATGTACAACGTAGCACCTTTGCAAGATTGGGTGGAAGAGGCAACTTTTAAGATTGCATTTGCCTCTGCATGTAACACATACCATTTGGTATACCCCTCCTCATCCTCGCAAAAATTTTCAAAACCACTAGGTGTACCATTATAACCATCGGATATTATCATTCTATCCTTAACAATTAAAGCACCAACCTGCTTACGCTTACAAGAAGATAATTTCCCCCATTCCGTAGCAATTCTCAGATAAGCTTTATCATATTTTAGTTGTTTCTGTTCTGACATATTTAGTTAAATAGAAATGAAAACACGCTTAAAGACGCGTTTGAATACAAAACGAAGATACTCGCTTCATATTTCAATTACAATTCTAAATAACAAGTTTTATGAAAACTTTAGTGAAAACTAATTTAAAAAAGGGCTATTTAAAAGCATCGGAATAACCAATCCAATGACAATTGCAGAAATCACCATAACCCAATCTCGTTTAGAAAATCTAAATACTGTTTGAAAAATATAACCTAAGAAAAGAATTATAAAAACAATTATAATTTGCGCTATTTCAATACCTAAAGCAAACTCGACTAATCTAAGTAATTTACTATCTCCTTTATCCAGGCTCATTCTAAACTCTCTTGCAAAACCAAAACCGTGAACAAGTCCAAAAAACAATGTAGACACAAATAACAGACCTATTTTCTGACTTTTAGCCGTTTTACCTGCAGTAAACACGTTATAAATCGCTACAATAAAAATGGTAATAGGTATAAGAAACTCGATTAAATTACCATCTATTTTCACCATCCCATAGCTTGCTAATACCAAAGAAATAGTATGACCAACAGTAAACATCGTTACTAACAAAAACACACGTTTCCAATCATTAAAAAGATAAGGAACAGCTAAAACTATTAAAAATAACACATGGTCATACGCATTAATATCTAATACATGATTAATTCCATATTGCACATGTATCCAAAAGTCTTGAAGCATAAATATTTAAGTTTTAGGGTTGCTGTAAAGATACATAAAAACAAAAAACGCATTGCAAACGGAAAGTATTTTTGGATGTTAAAAAAAAGGATTTCGCAAAAAACTATAAAGTATAATGATAGTTTGGTAAATTTGACCCCTGAACTATGACTATGATATTATACCCTCTAAAATTCCAACCCATATATAAAACAAAATTATGGGGAGGTGAAAAACTAAAGACAGAACTTGGCAAAGATTTCACAGAGAAAAACATTGGTGAATCTTGGGAGATTTCTGACGTTGAAAATGATGAAAACAAAGTTTTACAGGGTCCATTAAAAGGTTTTACTTTAAAAGAATTAATTAATAAATATAAAGGTGACTTTTTAGGGCACTCTGTTTACAACACATTTGGCAACAACTTCCCTTTACTTATTAAATTTATAGATGCTAAAACACCTTTATCAATACAGGTTCACCCAGGCAATACAATAGCAAAAGAACGTCATAACTCCTTTGGAAAAAATGAAATGTGGTATGTTATGCAGGCTGAAAAAGAAGCAGAACTAATTATTGGTTTTGAAAAAGAAATTAATTTAACGCAATACGAAACCCATTTAGAAAACAACACCATATTAAATGTCATGCATCACGAACTAGTAGAAAAAGGTGACACTTTTCACATACCTACAGGAATGGTACATGCTATAGGATCTGGTGTTTTACTCGCAGAAATACAACAAACCTCTGACATTACCTACCGTATTTATGATTACGACAGAATAGATCAAAGTACTGGGATTAAAAGAGAACTACATACTACACTTGCTAAAGATGTGATTGATTTTTCGGTTCATGAAAATTACAAAACGACCTATAAAACAACTAACAACACGTCAAACACTTTAGTACACTGCCCTTATTTCAAAACAAACTTCTTACAAATTGAAGGCGTTTTAAAAAAAGACTACTCAACCTTAGATTCTTTTATTATTTACATTTGCGTCGATGGAAGTATGACCATAGAATGGAAAAACGAGACCTTTAATCTAAAAAAAGGAGAAACTATATTACTTCCAGCAACTATTCAAAACATTTCTTTATCTTCAAGAGATTGTCAATTACTAGAAGTCTATTTATAATATAAGCTATGAAAAAAATCACCTTAAAAGACATTGCTATTCACTTTAGCGTTTCTATTTCGACTGTTTCGAAAGCGCTAAATGATAGCCCAGAAATAAGTAAAGCTACTGCCGAGGACATTAAAGCATATGCTAAAGAAATAAACTACACCCCTAATTTTAATGCATTAAGTTTAAAAAACCAACGCACTAAAACGATTGGTATTATTATTCCTAATATGCTTAATTACTATTTTGCTCAAGTTTTAAAAGGAATAGAAAAAATAGCAACCCAAAAAGGATATAAAATTATCACCTGTATTTCTAACGAGTCTCTACAAAAAGAAATAGAAAC is drawn from Psychroserpens sp. NJDZ02 and contains these coding sequences:
- a CDS encoding type I phosphomannose isomerase catalytic subunit, translating into MILYPLKFQPIYKTKLWGGEKLKTELGKDFTEKNIGESWEISDVENDENKVLQGPLKGFTLKELINKYKGDFLGHSVYNTFGNNFPLLIKFIDAKTPLSIQVHPGNTIAKERHNSFGKNEMWYVMQAEKEAELIIGFEKEINLTQYETHLENNTILNVMHHELVEKGDTFHIPTGMVHAIGSGVLLAEIQQTSDITYRIYDYDRIDQSTGIKRELHTTLAKDVIDFSVHENYKTTYKTTNNTSNTLVHCPYFKTNFLQIEGVLKKDYSTLDSFIIYICVDGSMTIEWKNETFNLKKGETILLPATIQNISLSSRDCQLLEVYL
- a CDS encoding HupE/UreJ family protein, encoding MLQDFWIHVQYGINHVLDINAYDHVLFLIVLAVPYLFNDWKRVFLLVTMFTVGHTISLVLASYGMVKIDGNLIEFLIPITIFIVAIYNVFTAGKTAKSQKIGLLFVSTLFFGLVHGFGFAREFRMSLDKGDSKLLRLVEFALGIEIAQIIIVFIILFLGYIFQTVFRFSKRDWVMVISAIVIGLVIPMLLNSPFLN
- a CDS encoding deoxycytidylate deaminase, which produces MSEQKQLKYDKAYLRIATEWGKLSSCKRKQVGALIVKDRMIISDGYNGTPSGFENFCEDEEGYTKWYVLHAEANAILKVASSTQSCKGATLYITMSPCKDCSKLIHQAGIIRVVYNQGYKDDSGLKFLEKAGIELQLIEQLEE